In Nocardia asteroides, a single genomic region encodes these proteins:
- a CDS encoding Rossmann-like domain-containing protein — MIPESLCRITDLTELAGRVRAAAPAAAAEPVTVAFTTHQGARHAGRRTGYRNHVLSLRVGAAVGSAAVAPGSVADDAVHACVGRQAGALFEHPLLPVRVAALDAVLAAAWPHAGEPVRVPGGDSRTKSEARAAAVVELLGAGVRTVLVVGVVNSLLRGLRSRGIGYRACDHTGGHTEWGEPIGTDAEAALPGCDALLVSGMTLANGTLEPLRLHAAARGLPLVVFAQTGAAVLRCFVGAGVTALSAEPYPFFWLDGGPSVLHRYRQEAA; from the coding sequence GTGATCCCGGAGAGCCTCTGTCGCATCACCGACCTCACCGAACTCGCCGGACGGGTCCGGGCGGCGGCGCCCGCGGCCGCCGCCGAGCCGGTGACCGTCGCCTTCACCACGCACCAGGGCGCCAGGCACGCGGGGCGGCGCACCGGGTACCGGAACCACGTACTCAGCCTGCGGGTCGGTGCGGCGGTCGGCTCCGCGGCGGTGGCGCCGGGCAGCGTCGCCGACGACGCCGTGCACGCCTGCGTGGGCAGGCAGGCGGGGGCGCTGTTCGAGCACCCGCTGCTTCCGGTGCGGGTGGCCGCGCTGGATGCCGTGCTCGCGGCGGCCTGGCCGCACGCCGGGGAGCCGGTGAGGGTGCCCGGCGGAGATTCGCGGACCAAGTCCGAGGCGCGGGCGGCGGCGGTGGTCGAGCTGCTCGGCGCCGGGGTGCGGACGGTTCTCGTCGTCGGCGTGGTGAATTCGCTGCTGCGCGGGCTGCGGTCGCGGGGTATCGGGTACCGGGCGTGCGACCACACCGGCGGGCACACCGAGTGGGGCGAGCCGATCGGCACCGACGCCGAGGCGGCGCTGCCCGGCTGCGACGCCCTGCTGGTCTCCGGGATGACGCTGGCCAACGGCACCCTCGAGCCGCTGCGCCTGCACGCCGCGGCGCGCGGGCTGCCGCTGGTGGTGTTCGCGCAGACCGGGGCCGCGGTGCTGCGCTGCTTCGTCGGTGCCGGGGTGACCGCGCTCTCCGCCGAGCCGTACCCGTTTTTCTGGCTCGACGGTGGCCCCAGCGTGCTGCACCGCTACCGGCAGGAGGCGGCGTGA